The DNA region ACCTCGTCCGCGTGATCGACCCGCGCGAAGAGGCGGGCCGCAAGGTCGCCGAACGCTACGAAACCCAGTGGACGCCCGAAATCGGCTCACTGTCCGATGTGGACGCCGTCGTGCTCGCTTCGGCCACCGAGGCGCATTACGAGCTGGCGCAGGAGATCCTGGGCCAGGGCAAGCCGATGCTGGTCGAGAAGCCGGTGTGCAACAGCCTCGAATTCTCCCAGGAGATCGTCGGGCTCTCGGCGAAGAAGGACATCCCGCTGATGTGCGGGCTCCTGGAGCGCTACAACCCGGCCGTGATGACCGCGCGGGCGCTGGTCAACGAGCCGATCCACCTGATGGCCCGCCGCCACGGCCCGTACGCGCCGCGCATCAAGACCGGTGTCGCGTGGGACCTCCTGGTGCACGACGTCGACCTGGCGATCCAGTTCTTCGGCGGCGCGACCCCGCAGCGGGTCGCCTCCGGCGCCGGCTACTTCCACCCGAGCTCGGTCGAAGGCGCCGAGGACACCATCGAGACGGTGCTGTCGTTCGAGTCCGGGCTCGCCACGGTTTCGGCGTCCCGGCTCGGCCAGCGCAAGGTCCGCTCGCTGTGGGTGTCCGAGCTGGACCGCATGATCGAGATCGACCTGCTCCGCCGCGACGTCACCATCTACCGGCACGTCTCGCACGACTCGGTCACCGAGGACGGCCTCGGCTACCGGCAGCAGACCGTCATCGAGATCCCCGAACTGGTCACCGCGCGCGAGCCGCTCGCGACGCAGCTGGACCGGTTCGTCGACCTGCTCGAAGGCAAGGTCGACGCCGACGTCGAGCGGGACCTGATCCTGCCTTCGCACGCCGTCGTCGACCAGGTGCTGACGCAGGCCGCGGCCTGATCACTTGGTGAGGCGCTGACCCTTCGCGTCGTACGCGACGAGAGGGGTCAGCACGTACGGCGACTCCACCTGGGCCCCGTCGAACCAGAAGATGACGACCGACGGGTCCTCGCTCCAGGGGATCACCTTGGCCTCGACCGGTTTCCCGCGGACGGTGCTGGTGACCCGCACCGCCGGACCGGAGAAGTAGCCGAACACCGGCACGAACGTGCCCCGGATCAGATCGCCGCCGTCCACGGCGTGGAAGCCGAACGACCGGTCGGATCCCTTGAACTCGTTGGCGGCCATGAGCGCCTCGTACTCGCCCGCGCTGTTCCGGTACGCGACCTGCAGACCGAACCGGACGTCCGGCATCGACGGCTCGTCGATCTCGGACGCGTAGATCACCAGCTCACGGCCACCTTCGCCCTTCAAGCCGAGCGGGATCACGTCACCGAGCGGCGACACTGAAGGAGCCTCGATGATCGACGGGCTCGCCGGAG from Amycolatopsis sp. EV170708-02-1 includes:
- a CDS encoding Gfo/Idh/MocA family protein; this translates as MTTHKIALIGTGNMGSLHARVLAANERVDLVRVIDPREEAGRKVAERYETQWTPEIGSLSDVDAVVLASATEAHYELAQEILGQGKPMLVEKPVCNSLEFSQEIVGLSAKKDIPLMCGLLERYNPAVMTARALVNEPIHLMARRHGPYAPRIKTGVAWDLLVHDVDLAIQFFGGATPQRVASGAGYFHPSSVEGAEDTIETVLSFESGLATVSASRLGQRKVRSLWVSELDRMIEIDLLRRDVTIYRHVSHDSVTEDGLGYRQQTVIEIPELVTAREPLATQLDRFVDLLEGKVDADVERDLILPSHAVVDQVLTQAAA